The Mesomycoplasma flocculare ATCC 27399 genome includes a window with the following:
- a CDS encoding glucose-6-phosphate isomerase, with amino-acid sequence MSLNLEIKTKLKLNYQDFEEKITEFHDRINNKNSPDINYLGWNQFPDIAINFSEIEKMKNIVENLHKNSINILVVIGIGGSYLGAKAAIDFILGLGPFKKRPEVIFLGNSLSSTDLHQKIDYLKTKNFAINVISKSGSTIEPALTFQILYQFLVNQIGEKQAKTRVFVTTSIKSGELLEIAKANSFEIFEVIESIGGRFSVLSSVSFFPLIFVNINVHEIIQGAKDAHTKYSTSSISENYAYKYALFRFLLYKKFNYKMEILIAYEPFMLYFNEWWKQLFGESEGKNLKGIFPTSAIFTTDLHSLGQFIQEGSKNFFQTVIYIEKPKFDLEIKKVVQFDSKINTLSGKTVSKINYQAFLATTLAHSKEGNNPNLLLQIKDSSAKSFGHLVMFFEKACAMSAYLLGVNPFDQPGVESYKKELKKNLGWNN; translated from the coding sequence ATGAGTCTAAATTTAGAAATTAAAACAAAACTAAAGCTAAACTATCAAGATTTCGAAGAAAAAATTACTGAATTTCATGACAGAATCAACAATAAGAATAGTCCTGATATTAATTATTTGGGTTGAAATCAATTTCCTGATATTGCTATAAACTTTTCCGAAATTGAAAAAATGAAAAATATAGTGGAAAATTTACACAAAAATTCTATAAATATTTTAGTTGTTATTGGAATTGGAGGTTCCTATTTGGGAGCAAAAGCAGCTATTGATTTTATTCTAGGATTAGGCCCTTTTAAAAAAAGGCCTGAAGTTATTTTTTTAGGGAATTCGCTTTCTTCTACAGATTTACACCAAAAAATCGACTATCTAAAAACAAAAAACTTTGCTATCAATGTTATTTCTAAATCAGGATCAACGATAGAACCAGCGCTTACCTTTCAAATTTTATATCAATTTTTAGTTAATCAAATTGGCGAAAAACAAGCAAAAACAAGAGTTTTTGTAACAACTAGTATAAAATCAGGCGAGCTTTTAGAAATCGCAAAAGCTAATAGTTTTGAAATTTTTGAGGTCATTGAATCAATTGGTGGTCGTTTTAGCGTTTTGTCATCAGTTAGCTTTTTCCCGTTAATTTTTGTAAATATTAATGTTCATGAAATTATTCAAGGGGCAAAAGATGCTCATACAAAATATTCAACCAGCTCAATATCGGAAAATTACGCTTATAAATACGCTCTTTTTCGATTTTTACTTTATAAAAAGTTCAATTATAAAATGGAAATTCTAATTGCTTATGAACCTTTTATGCTGTATTTTAACGAGTGATGAAAACAACTTTTTGGTGAATCTGAGGGAAAAAATCTTAAAGGAATTTTTCCAACTTCGGCAATTTTTACAACAGATTTGCACTCTCTTGGCCAATTTATTCAAGAAGGGAGTAAAAATTTTTTCCAAACTGTTATTTATATTGAAAAACCAAAATTTGATCTTGAAATTAAAAAAGTTGTCCAATTTGACTCAAAAATTAATACACTTTCAGGAAAAACAGTAAGTAAAATCAATTATCAAGCATTTTTAGCAACTACGTTGGCTCATTCCAAAGAGGGGAATAACCCAAATTTGTTACTACAAATTAAAGATAGTTCGGCAAAATCTTTCGGTCATCTAGTAATGTTTTTTGAAAAGGCTTGTGCAATGTCGGCTTATTTGCTTGGCGTTAATCCCTTTGATCAGCCGGGAGTTGAAAGTTATAAAAAGGAATTGAAAAAAAATTTAGGTTGAAATAACTAG